GTTCGCCTTGGCGTTGTTCGCTGTTAGCGCAAGGATCTGGTTGCCTGGCGACATGCTGGCGCCTGCTCCAGTGGGTTAAGCACTCAAGGCATTTGACCGGGTCCCGTAGCATCGACCTATGACGGACGATCGAAGCCAACAACGGGATCGAGGCCCCGCCAGCCTGTCGTTGGATCCAGATCTATTGGCGCGCGAGCTGGCTGCTGAAGAAAGCCTTGATCCGCTCGATGCGTTTGAGCCCGACGTAGCAGTTGATGATGCTTCGCCATCGATTGCTTTGGCCTGCGATCAGGGCCTGCTCGCCCTCCGTGGCAACCACGACCAGCGCCTGCAAGGGCTGCAAGTGTTCTGTGAACATCGCGATCCCAGGGCGCTTCCCCTGTTGCTTCCCCTTCTGCAACGCCCTTGCCCAGTGGAGCGGATGAGTGCGGTGTATGCCCTAGGTCGTAATCCGTCGCCGCCGGCGGTGGAATCGCTGCTACGCCTTTTGCAGGTGGATAGCAATGCCTACGTCCGCAAAGCAGCAGCTTGGAGCTTGGGGAATTATCCCGATGCGCCGATTCTGAATCCCCTGATTCATGCCCTGCAAACCGATGTTGCTGCGGTTCGGCTGTGGTGCCCTGGATCCTTGGCTGAGTCGGGTAGCCGTTCGCCTGCAAAAGCGGATCCGGCGGCGAGTCAATTAGTGGCCAGCCTTCAAATCGATAGTGAACCGGTGGTTCGTAGTAATTGCATTTGGGCTTTGGGCCGTTTGATGGATCATTTGGTTGAGCCTCGTCAGCAGGAGATCGTTGAAGTGCTGGTGGAGTCGTTGTTGTACGACGGTGAAAGTTCCGTACAGGACGAGGCTCGAACCGCCCTTGAGCAGCTGGAAGACCCCATGGTTTTAGAGCGCCTCCAGACCTTGATGAACGATGGATTTCTGATCTAGCGGTCGAGACCAACGACTTCTCAAGACCACCATTAGATTGCGCCACATCTCACGTAGGTCGAATGCCCCAACGCACGGTTCGTTTCACCATCCGACCTGACGGTCGCGTGGAAGAAAGAGTCGAAGGGGTAACCGGCTCTGCGTGCCAGCAGCTCACCGAACGCTTGGAAGCTGCGCTTGGAACCGTTGAACGCCAAGAACCCACTGCTGAATCATTCCAGCAGCCGAATACCCAATCCCAGTCCCTTCCTGCGCAATTAAACTGATGTCGCATTTCAGCACCGTCAAAACAGAACTGCGCCAGCTCGATCCTTTGGTCCAGGCTCTGAAAGACATGGGTTATCCCCCAGAACAGGGCGAGCGGCCTGTACGTGGTTATCAAGGGCAAACAGTGACGGCTGATTTGGCCGTCACGATGCAAGTGGGCGGCGATCTTGGCTTCCGCTGGAACGCTCAATCTGGTGCCTACGAATTGGTCACTGATTTAGATCTCTGGAAGCAACAAATCCCGATTGAACGGTTTTTGGCAAAGCTCACCCAGCGCTATGCCCTGAATACCGTATTGGCAGCCACTGCGAATGAAGGGTTTCAGGTTGCTGAACAAACCCAAGCGCAGGATGGCTCAATCGAACTCGTGGTTACTCGCTGGGACGCTTAATCCTGGCTGATCCATCCCTCGCTTTTTCTGCTCCAGCAACCCATCCTGTTCAGTCGACTGGACGGGAACCATTGCTTGGTGGTGATCTGAGGGATCAAGCCGTTTGGGTCGACGAGGCGGTTTGTATTGGTTGTCGTTACTGCGCCCATGTCGCCACAAATACGTTTGTGGTGGAGCCCCATCTCGGTCGTTCCAGAGCTATTCGTCAGGATGGAGATAGCACCGAGCGAATTCAAGAGGCAATCGACACTTGTCCCGTTGATTGCATTCATTGGGTTCCGTTCGAATCCCTCGAAGCGTTGAAACGAGATTTAATGCGACAAAACCTCCAAGCACGTCCCCAGGGCTGATGGCTTCGCTTCCAACGCGACGCTTTGGGCGGACAGAGCTGGATATTCCCCTGTTATCGCTTGGGGCCATGCGGTTCCAGCAGAGTTGGAGCGATCTTCCGGCAGAGGAGATCTCAGAAACATCGCAATCGCAGTTGCAAGCCACATTGAATCGGGCTGTCGCTGAAGGATTTCATCATGTAGAGACGGCTCGGCACTACGGCACCTCGGAACGACAGTTGGGTTGGGCCTTGCCCAAAGCACCCGATGCCAAGCGTTTGCTGCAAAGCAAAGTTCCTCCCCGTGACGATGTCGTTGCCTTTGAAGCGGAGCTGGAGCTGAGCTTTGA
The DNA window shown above is from Synechococcus sp. CC9902 and carries:
- a CDS encoding HEAT repeat domain-containing protein; translated protein: MTDDRSQQRDRGPASLSLDPDLLARELAAEESLDPLDAFEPDVAVDDASPSIALACDQGLLALRGNHDQRLQGLQVFCEHRDPRALPLLLPLLQRPCPVERMSAVYALGRNPSPPAVESLLRLLQVDSNAYVRKAAAWSLGNYPDAPILNPLIHALQTDVAAVRLWCPGSLAESGSRSPAKADPAASQLVASLQIDSEPVVRSNCIWALGRLMDHLVEPRQQEIVEVLVESLLYDGESSVQDEARTALEQLEDPMVLERLQTLMNDGFLI
- a CDS encoding DUF1257 domain-containing protein, producing the protein MSHFSTVKTELRQLDPLVQALKDMGYPPEQGERPVRGYQGQTVTADLAVTMQVGGDLGFRWNAQSGAYELVTDLDLWKQQIPIERFLAKLTQRYALNTVLAATANEGFQVAEQTQAQDGSIELVVTRWDA
- a CDS encoding DUF2997 domain-containing protein, with amino-acid sequence MPQRTVRFTIRPDGRVEERVEGVTGSACQQLTERLEAALGTVERQEPTAESFQQPNTQSQSLPAQLN
- a CDS encoding ferredoxin, which produces MADPSLAFSAPATHPVQSTGREPLLGGDLRDQAVWVDEAVCIGCRYCAHVATNTFVVEPHLGRSRAIRQDGDSTERIQEAIDTCPVDCIHWVPFESLEALKRDLMRQNLQARPQG